The following nucleotide sequence is from Lentimicrobium sp. L6.
TAAATTTTGAGCAACAAATTGAAAGAGCTTTTTGCTTAAGTTAACGCTAATGCCTATAGGGAGGAAACGAATTTATTCTCTTGTCATTCAATGGGTTGAGTGTTGTGTATTGTTGATTTATAATGTCTTTCGATGGAAATAACGATTTTCAAGAAAGTTGAAGTTTTATTTAAGAAGCCTTAAGTCTTTCTGAAGATGAATGTACCCAATGAAAGCCCTTTGTTTTCTGTAATACCTATGTAATATGGCTTTACCAATAAGGACATAATGGATCCTTTGCCAATGTCTCTACCTTATTTTACCTTTGTGGTTTAAATCAAAAACATCATTAAATTTGTAAGATTAGGCTTCCTTTTACGATCCAATAAATCCATGACAGATAAAACAAAATTCATACCCAAAACGCTGCAATCTCCGCAAAAATGGAGGATGCAAAGAAGTCAATTCTTGAGAGTCCTTCTGGCCGGAGCTGTGGCTACTCAGATTCCATGGTGGATGGCCTGTAGCTCTGGTAAGAATCAAACCGCTGACTATAGCCTAAACGAAGAGCAGCAAAGTATATTAGTTTTAGTGCAAAATTTTCTTTTCCCTGCTGATGGAAATGGACCAGGAGCCGTGGATTTTAAAGCCGAAAAATATATGCAATGGGTTTTAAGTGATGAGAACATGGACCCAATAGAAAAAAAATACTTCATCAATGGATTAGCATGGGTGGAGGAGACTGCCCAAGAAGAGAAAGGGCTATCATTTTTAGAATTATCAGAAATGGAGAGAGAAGAAATTTTAGAGTTGATTAGTAAAGAAGTTTGGGGAGAGTCTTGGTATTCCATGAATCTGAACTTTATATTTGAAGCACTTTTATCCGATCCTATTTATGGTGCTAATATGGATAAGCAAAGCTGGAATTGGCTGGAGCATAATCCAGGACATCCTCGCCCCATTGAAGAAATGAAATATGGAAACTTCCTCAATTACGTCAATCAAGAAAACAAAAGCTAATGCCAAAAGAGAAGAAATACGATGTTTGTATTATAGGAAGTGGCGCTGGAGCTGGACCTGTGGCCTACGAGCTGGCTTTAGCGGGCCATCAAGTTCTGATTTTGGAGAAAGGCCCATGGATTAAAACCAAAGACTTTAGCAAAGATGAAATAGTAAGCAGCAGAAGAAGTGTCTATACACCCAAGCTCAAGGATGAGCCCCAAGTTATTGAGAAACAAAACTCAGATGGGGAATGGATAGCACGCTCCAACTATGAAACAGGCCAAGATATGTGGAATGGAAACTGTGTGGGCGGTTCCTCCAATTTCATGAGCGGATATTTCAATAGATTAAAACCCAATGACTTTCAGTTATTATCTAAATATGGCGAAATAGAAGGGGCCAATATTGTTGACTGGCCTTTGAAATATGAAGACCTAGAAGCTTATTATGCCAAAGTGGAGCAAATTATTGGTATTTCAGGAAAAGTGATTCCCCATCCAATGGCAGAACCTCGTTCTACTACTGACTTCCCTTATCCTCCTTTAGCGGAAAATGTAGCTGCCAAATGGGTAGATCAAGCTGCTTTGAAACTCGATTATAAATCACTCGTCCTTCCAAGAGCTATATTAAGTCGCCCCCAGAGCGATAGAAACCCATGCTATTATTCGGGATATTGCGGAAGCTATGGTTGTAGTAGCGATGCCAAAGGCAGTTCAAGAGCTGCTCTTTTAAATAAGGCATTAAAGTCAGGAAACTTGGATGTCATTCCCAATGCCAAGGTTTTTAATTTGGAGGAAGAGCATCAAAAAGTAGTGGTGGCACATTATTATGATATTGCAGGTCAGGCGAAAAAAGCGACTGCCAAAATATTTGTAGTGGCTGCTCAAGCCATTGAAACTTCCCGCCTTTTATTGATGAGTAAAAGCCCTAATTTCCCCAATGGATTGGCTAATAATTCAGGGCAAGTGGGGAGAAATCTAATATTTTCTGGAGGAGGTTCCGGAAGTGGAGAGTTTTATAGAGAAGATTTAGACGAGGCGAGCTGGAATCAGTTAAAGGCTTTTGGCGTATTTGTAAATAGAACAATCCATCAATGGTATGAAATAGAGGAAGAGCCTTTTGCAAAACCCGTAAAAGGAGGGAGCATTGACTTTTTAATGGAGCATAATAATGGAATCACCAGAGCCATACATCAGAAATGGGATAATGAAGGAAACCTGGTTTATGGCAGCAAGCTCAAAGAAAAGCTCAAGCATTATTTCACCGAATTGAGGAGTCTAAACTTTGAAGTTTTTGTGGATTGGTTACCCACCGACGATTGCTATGTGAAATTATCGGAAGAGGTAACCGATAAGTGGGGAGATCCGGTAGCCCACATTAGAATATATAGCCATGAAAGAGATGTGAAAGTAGGGCAAGTATTGGCAAAAAAAGCCGAGCATTTGTTAGCAGAAATGGGGGCCAGAAATATCAGTTCGAATATTAGTGGTGCTCCTCCTCCAAATTTGGTGGCTGGGGGCTGTAGATTTGGAGAAGATCCCAAAGAATCGGTGCTCAATCCCCAT
It contains:
- a CDS encoding gluconate 2-dehydrogenase subunit 3 family protein, whose translation is MQRSQFLRVLLAGAVATQIPWWMACSSGKNQTADYSLNEEQQSILVLVQNFLFPADGNGPGAVDFKAEKYMQWVLSDENMDPIEKKYFINGLAWVEETAQEEKGLSFLELSEMEREEILELISKEVWGESWYSMNLNFIFEALLSDPIYGANMDKQSWNWLEHNPGHPRPIEEMKYGNFLNYVNQENKS
- a CDS encoding GMC family oxidoreductase, whose product is MPKEKKYDVCIIGSGAGAGPVAYELALAGHQVLILEKGPWIKTKDFSKDEIVSSRRSVYTPKLKDEPQVIEKQNSDGEWIARSNYETGQDMWNGNCVGGSSNFMSGYFNRLKPNDFQLLSKYGEIEGANIVDWPLKYEDLEAYYAKVEQIIGISGKVIPHPMAEPRSTTDFPYPPLAENVAAKWVDQAALKLDYKSLVLPRAILSRPQSDRNPCYYSGYCGSYGCSSDAKGSSRAALLNKALKSGNLDVIPNAKVFNLEEEHQKVVVAHYYDIAGQAKKATAKIFVVAAQAIETSRLLLMSKSPNFPNGLANNSGQVGRNLIFSGGGSGSGEFYREDLDEASWNQLKAFGVFVNRTIHQWYEIEEEPFAKPVKGGSIDFLMEHNNGITRAIHQKWDNEGNLVYGSKLKEKLKHYFTELRSLNFEVFVDWLPTDDCYVKLSEEVTDKWGDPVAHIRIYSHERDVKVGQVLAKKAEHLLAEMGARNISSNISGAPPPNLVAGGCRFGEDPKESVLNPHCQAHDVSNLFVTDGSWMPTGGSVTHTWTIYANSFRVADIIRGKLGE